Within Gammaproteobacteria bacterium, the genomic segment AGAATGTATGCGGAAAAGAAATCGTTCCGGTCAGCATTGCCTACGATCAAGGCCATTAGCGCGGTCGCGTTGAAGCCAGGGCCGTGAAGGATATCTCGGAACGAAGTGACATCGGCCGGCGATATCCTGGGCTCGTTCTCAGCATGAGTGTGCCAATAGCCGATCAGCCACAACCCCTCATCGTTGTAGCGCTTAATCTCCCGAGAGCATCGTGTGCGGTCCAGAATCAAGGATGCCCGCGTTGCCTTGTCCTTGCGATGCGGCGGAGTAGCGAGCATGACCCTGATCGTGCTTTCGAAAGTCTGCTGCATAAAGAGCAGTCCACCCCGTTCGTTATTCCAGAAGTGTTTCTGGCGCCGCTGATGCAGCAAGCTGACGACTGGTGGCG encodes:
- a CDS encoding Mov34/MPN/PAD-1 family protein — its product is MSLQAVVFADGAGTLFEIAPPVVSLLHQRRQKHFWNNERGGLLFMQQTFESTIRVMLATPPHRKDKATRASLILDRTRCSREIKRYNDEGLWLIGYWHTHAENEPRISPADVTSFRDILHGPGFNATALMALIVGNADRNDFFSAYILRKESVEELRFFRLPAPDRKS